The sequence GTCGGCCACCGCGTCGTGGCCGGCCAGACTCTCTTCGACTTCTTCGGGGCCGATGCGGTAGCCGGCGCTGATGATCACGTCGTCCGTGCGACTCTTGAACGCGAAATAGCCGTCCCCGTCGACGGTCCCGAGGTCTTCGGTGAGTAGCCAGCCGTTGCGGACCTTTCGAGCCGTGCGTTCGGGTTTCCCGAGGTACTCTTTGAAACAGACCGGGTTCCCCTCGTACCGGACGGCGATCTCGCCGACCTCGCCCGGTTCGACGGTCGCCTCGGCAGTCTGGGGATCGACGATCCTGACGTCGTGGCCCGGTGCGGGACGTCCCATCTTCCCCTCGCGGAACTCGGCGAGGGCCGTACAGTCGCCGACCAGCAGGTTGGCCTCGGTCTGGCCGTACCCTTCGTGGACGGCCGCACCGTCGAAGGTCGCCTCGGCCCAGTCGACGATGCTCTGGCCGAGCGATTCGCCGCCGCTCGGGATGACGCGGACGGAGTCGACGTCGAACCGATCTCGGGGCTCCTCGACCTGCATCATCATCCGCAGGGCCGTTGGTGGAGCGAAGAAGTTCGTCACCTCGTAGCGCTCGATCACCTCGAAGGCCGCGTCGGGGTCGAACTCGCCGCCCTCGTAGGCAACGACCGGCCTGCCGTAGTAGAGCCCGGGAACGACGACGTCGAACAGCGAGGCGATCCAGGCCCACTCCGCCGGCGTCCAGTAGACGTCGTCTGCGCCGATCTCGAGGTTACAGAACGTCGTCAGGAACAGCGGCAGGTGCCCGAGGAGCATCCGATGGGCGTGGCGAACGCCCTTCGGGTCCCCGGTCGTCCCGCTGGTGTAGATGACGATCGCGTCGTCCTCGGCGGCCGTGTCGACGGTCTCGAACGCCGACGGCTGTGCCTCGAGTGCCTCCCAGAAGTCGTCCTCGAGGTCGTCGTGGTCGTCGTCGGGCGGGTCGACGTCGCCGACAGTGAGCACGGACTCGAGTGTCGGAACGTCGGCTGCGACCTCCCGGAGGGCGTCGACGTTCGACTCGTGGACGACGCAGACCCGGGCCTCGCTGTCTGTGAGTCGGTAGGCGAGGGCGTCGGGGCCGAACAGCGTCGACAGCGGCACCGAGACCGCGCCGAGTTTCCACGCGGCGACGTGTGCGAAGACCGTCTCCGGCGTCTGCGGGGCGTTGACGCCGATTCGGTCGCCCCGTTCGACGCCGGCGTCTGCGAGGGCGTTCGCCAGTCGGTTCGTCACCTCGTGGAACTCGCCGAAGGTGTACTGGTCACGCTCGCCGCGCTCGCCGTCGACGTAGAGGGCGACCCGGTCGCTCGTCTCCCCGTCCTCCGCCCACCGATCACAGACGAACGTGGCCATGTTGAACCGGTTCGGCACCTCCCACTCGAACGCCTCGCGAAGCTGGTCGTAGCCGTCCCACTCGCGCTCGTGGAAGTGATAGGCCTCGAGTCGTTGTCCTTGCATGGTGATCACTTGATGGCGACCGGGTTGACCGGCGAGCCGGTTCCGTGGACGATCTTCAGCGGCGAGCCGACGTAGAGGAAGTCGTACTTGCCGTCGTCGGCACAGTCGTCGGCCAGTTCGTCGAGCCTGTTGATCTCGTTGAACGTCACCCCCTGATCGCGCAAGAGCGCACCGTGTAACGGGAGGAGTGTCTCGGTTTCGTCGGAGACGGTCTGTTCGTTCGCGATGGTATCGGTCCCGAAAGCCGGGATCTCCATCTCGTGGAACCACTCGACGAGGTCCTCGGAGTAGGTGATCCCCGGCTCGTCGAACTCGTCGCCGTAGAACGCCTCGTCGCCTTCCTCGTAGTAGAGTTCGATCCAGCCGGTCCTGATGATGGGGATGTCACGGGGCTGGAGTTCCACCCCCTGCTCGTCGGCACACTCGAGCAAGTCCTCGAGTTCGATGCGCTCGCCGCGGACGAGCCAGTCTTTGTCCATGTACCGGGCGATATCGAGCAAGACCCCGCGTCCGATGACGCCGTGGTCGGCGATCGGCTCGATACTGCACTTTTCCATTCCACCCTTGGTCGTCCCGGCGTCGAAACCGTTGTACAGCGTGTCGTCGTACCAGACGTGGCCGAGGGCGTCGAACTGGGTCGTCCCCTGCAGGAACATGTAGATGACGTCGTCTGCGTACTCGAGCCCACCCGATCCGGCCAGTTCGAATTTTCCGGACTCGAAGTGACCCCTGTCGAGTTCCATGTAGTGGTCTGCGCCCGTCCGTCCCGGCCAGACCGGATCCCCTTCGGGCCGACCGATCGGGACGCCGAGGGTGAACGTCTTCCCGTGTTCGACGGCTTCGACGCCGCGAAGAACCTCGTCTGCGGTGAGGTAGTTCAGCGCGCCGATCTCGTCCTCGTCGCCCCACTTCCCCCAGTTGCTCGGTGCATCCTCGAGTACGTCCGCAATGTCTCTGGACATTGGTACCATTCGACAGTGCCCACGATGTGAGAGATAAACGTTCTGGTCGCATCGAAGCCGAATCCGTCGTGACTGGCCGTTTGAGCCGACGTGGTAGGCGGCAATCGGTTTCGTCCCGATGCCCACGCTGGGAGGATGTGGATGGATTCGGGCGGATTTCCCGTTACCGACTCGAGCGAGACAGTCGGCTCGTGCTCTGGCGGTCGGCTTTCAGGCGATGACGCCGGTCTTCCTTGCGACCTCTCGAGCGGCGCGCTCGTCCATGCCGTCGCCGAGGATGGTGTACCGATCGCGGATCGCGTGGCACGTCGCGAGCGCTTCGACGACGGTGTCGTCGTCGATGCCGAGTTCCGACGCGGTCGTGGGGGCGTCGATGCTCGCGAGCGCGTTCCGGATGTCCCGCCAGATGCCGGCTTCGCCGCCGTGGAGGTAGGCGGTGAGGATCGATCCGACGCCGACCTGGTGGCCGTGCAGTGCCACACCGGGCGCGAGACGATCGAGCTGGTGGGAAAAGAGGTGCTCGGCGCCGCTTGCCGGTCGCGAGGAGCCGGCGATGCTCATCGCGACGCCAGAGGAGACGAGCGCCTTGGTGACGATCCAGGCCGACTCCTCGAGTCCGGGCCGGACGAGGTCGGCGTTGTCGACGAGGATCTCGGCGGTCATCTCCGAGAGGGCGGCAGCGTACTCCGAGTACTCGACGTCCTTGAGACGGTGGGCGAGTCGCCAGTCCATCACTGCAGTGTAGTTCGAGATGATGTCGGCACAGCCCGCGGTCGTCAACTCCCACGGAGCCTCCGCGAGGATTCCGGTGTCGGCGACGACGGCCAGTGGCGGTTCGGCGGCGACGCTGTGACGCGTGTCGCCGTCGGGGACCGACCCCCGGTTGCTCACGATCCCGTCGTGACTGGCCGCCGTCGGCACGGAGAGAAAGCCCATCTCGAGGTGGTCGCTGGCCATCTTCGCGATGTCGATCGCCTTCCCGCCCCCGACGCCGATCAGGTACGACGGGTCGGTCTCGTCGGCGACCTCGATGACGCGCTCGACAGCCTCGAACGTCGCCGTTTCGATGGTCACGACCGCTGGCTCGACGCCAGCGGCTTCGAAGTCGGCGACCATTGGCTCGGCGGCGACCTCCCGGGGCGTCGGACTGGTGACCACGAGCGGCTGGCCCTCGAGGTGGAGGTCGGAGACGACCTCGACGACCGCGTCTCGAACGCCGTGACCGACGACGACGTTCCGCGGGAGCCGTATCCACGTCGACTTCTCGAACATAGCTATTCTGTCACACCCACGGGCTTTACGTGTTTTTCTCTCGCCGACGGGTGCTGGCTGGTCGTCGCGGGTCGGCCGACCTGCAAGCGACCGCGCGCCCGTTACTTTTCAGCGTCGTGGGCGAACCGCCGACCGCGAACCGAGAGCAGCGCGTAGCGGAGCACATCGGCGCCACGGCACGCGACCCCGGAAGACGACGTCCCAGAACCATGACTGACAGACACGACGATCGACGAGACCGACGAGAGCGCGGTACAGAACGATCGACCGACGAGGACCGGCGAGCGACGCACCCACCGGACGACCGTCGCGGCGGTCGTGACCGTGAGGGCAAACGCCACGGCCGGGACGACGCTCACCACCGGGACGAGCGATCGCGCGACGCACCGCCGGAGCGAGGCTACGGCAGGCGAGAAACCGGCGACCACGGACCCGCCGACGATCGACAGTTCCAGTCTCGCCGGTCCCACCGGGGGCCACAGCCCCGCCAGGACGACCGACGATCCTCGACGCGCCGCGAGCACCACGGCGATCGCGACCGACAGACCGAGTCGCGACCGATAGACAGCGGTGAACGACCGCCACCTCGAGGCGGCCACCAGCCGTCGGATCGATCGACCGACGCGAAGTCCCGGTCTGGCGAGCGGTCTCGAGACCGGAACCGACGGCGGACGGAGCAGGCCGGTGACCAGCGAGGCGAACACCGACGCGACGGGCGCTCGGACGAGTTCCACACCGACGCGCGGCGGGAGGCGAACCTCGAGTACGGTGGGAGCGCACGACACGACGACCGTCGGGGACCGCCGCCGCTCGAGCCCGGCCGATCGGAGTCCGGGCGAGGTCGGAAAGAGCAACGCGCACAGTCACCCCGGCGGGCGGAGAGGTCGCAGGCTGAATCGTTCGACCGTCAGGAGTCCGACCGCCGAAGCGATCGCCAACGCGGCCGTCGGCAGGAACGACCTCGAGGAGAGCGATCGGAAGGACGCGGACAGCCCCGAGACGCGGAGATGGGTGACGAACGCCGCGGTGGGGACCGATTCGACGACCGGTCTCGCGATGGTCGACCCGGCACTGATCACACCCGGTCCCGCGGTGGCAGGCGACGTGACGCGGGGAGTCACCCCTCCCGAGAGGGCGCCCGAGAACGTTCTCGACAGGGAGACGTGGACGACCGTTCCTCCCGGGGCGAGGGACACGAATCTCGGCGGCGGCCAGAACCCCGCGGTGAGGGGCGCACGTCGCCGCGTCGGGAGACGGCCGGCAGGGAGCAACGGCGTGACCGCCACTCGAGCGACCCGGCGTCCACCCGGAGCGAGCCCCGCCCCCGGTGGCAGGAGGGTCACGAGCACGAACAGGAGTCCCAGCGTCGGCCCCACGGACGATCCGAGCAGTCTCCCGACCGATCACGGGCGAGCGCTCCCCCGGCGGAGCGTCGAACCGGGACACCCGATACCCACGGTGGCGAAGCCGGGGGACGGACGGGCTCCCCCGTCGAAGAGGGGCTCGACCGCCAGCGTCGTCGCACCGAACGCGGCGGGCGCGGTCAGGAGCGAGAGCGGTCGACCAGTACTGACCGGCGCGACGCCAGCGTCGGCAGATCCGACCGGGAGCGACTCGAGGGTGAGGACCACGATCCACGGGGTCGCCGCGAGATTCCCCACTACGTCGGCGAGGACGACGTCAGGACCCAGGAACGCTCCGGCGGTGGGCTAACCCACGAACAGCAGCAACGCCGGGACGAGCCGACGACCTGGACCGAAGGCGACGCCGAACGGCGCGAGGAGCGCGGCGTCGAGCGTGACCAGCCGCGAGCACACGCCCAGCAACCCGGCCAGCGCGAATCGACCGACGCTGGCGACGACCGGCGCAACCGCCGACACGTCCACGAGGGCGATCAGGGTGACGACGGAACCCGACACGATCACTATCGGGACGAGTGATCGCCCGCGGACTGGTCGAACTCTTCTTGCGTACGTCACCGACTCCGCCCCACGAGCAACCGCCGCGCGACCAGACGGTAGCGCTTTTGCCCGATCGATCCCACCACGACCGCATGGGCGGAACCTACCTCCTCGTGATCGACGTTCCGCGAGCAGTCAGCCTCGAGGTCGGTGCGCTCGGTGACGTGACGTTTCGGGCTGGTGTCTACGTCTA is a genomic window of Natrarchaeobaculum aegyptiacum containing:
- a CDS encoding acyl-CoA synthetase, coding for MQGQRLEAYHFHEREWDGYDQLREAFEWEVPNRFNMATFVCDRWAEDGETSDRVALYVDGERGERDQYTFGEFHEVTNRLANALADAGVERGDRIGVNAPQTPETVFAHVAAWKLGAVSVPLSTLFGPDALAYRLTDSEARVCVVHESNVDALREVAADVPTLESVLTVGDVDPPDDDHDDLEDDFWEALEAQPSAFETVDTAAEDDAIVIYTSGTTGDPKGVRHAHRMLLGHLPLFLTTFCNLEIGADDVYWTPAEWAWIASLFDVVVPGLYYGRPVVAYEGGEFDPDAAFEVIERYEVTNFFAPPTALRMMMQVEEPRDRFDVDSVRVIPSGGESLGQSIVDWAEATFDGAAVHEGYGQTEANLLVGDCTALAEFREGKMGRPAPGHDVRIVDPQTAEATVEPGEVGEIAVRYEGNPVCFKEYLGKPERTARKVRNGWLLTEDLGTVDGDGYFAFKSRTDDVIISAGYRIGPEEVEESLAGHDAVADAAVIGVPHDERGEVPKAYVVPAEGATPETDDDRTTLRDDLKTHVRERLAAYEYPRELEFVAELPKTTTGKVRRADLRDREGLEP
- a CDS encoding cyclase family protein, whose product is MVPMSRDIADVLEDAPSNWGKWGDEDEIGALNYLTADEVLRGVEAVEHGKTFTLGVPIGRPEGDPVWPGRTGADHYMELDRGHFESGKFELAGSGGLEYADDVIYMFLQGTTQFDALGHVWYDDTLYNGFDAGTTKGGMEKCSIEPIADHGVIGRGVLLDIARYMDKDWLVRGERIELEDLLECADEQGVELQPRDIPIIRTGWIELYYEEGDEAFYGDEFDEPGITYSEDLVEWFHEMEIPAFGTDTIANEQTVSDETETLLPLHGALLRDQGVTFNEINRLDELADDCADDGKYDFLYVGSPLKIVHGTGSPVNPVAIK
- a CDS encoding NAD(P)-dependent glycerol-1-phosphate dehydrogenase, with protein sequence MFEKSTWIRLPRNVVVGHGVRDAVVEVVSDLHLEGQPLVVTSPTPREVAAEPMVADFEAAGVEPAVVTIETATFEAVERVIEVADETDPSYLIGVGGGKAIDIAKMASDHLEMGFLSVPTAASHDGIVSNRGSVPDGDTRHSVAAEPPLAVVADTGILAEAPWELTTAGCADIISNYTAVMDWRLAHRLKDVEYSEYAAALSEMTAEILVDNADLVRPGLEESAWIVTKALVSSGVAMSIAGSSRPASGAEHLFSHQLDRLAPGVALHGHQVGVGSILTAYLHGGEAGIWRDIRNALASIDAPTTASELGIDDDTVVEALATCHAIRDRYTILGDGMDERAAREVARKTGVIA